The following proteins are encoded in a genomic region of Sorangiineae bacterium MSr12523:
- a CDS encoding integration host factor subunit beta, whose protein sequence is MATRSDLTKARAEDVVKCVFDTMTAALGRGDGIEIRGFGSFSVRAYKAYEGRNPRTGEAVPVPAKRLPFFKVGKELKELVNSSRHLPITGGSDSDGDDDLDDDLDDEDVDRDED, encoded by the coding sequence ATGGCTACTCGTAGCGACCTCACCAAGGCCCGCGCGGAAGACGTCGTGAAGTGCGTCTTCGACACCATGACTGCAGCGCTCGGTCGCGGGGATGGAATCGAGATTCGCGGTTTCGGAAGCTTCAGTGTTCGTGCGTACAAAGCCTACGAGGGAAGGAATCCGCGCACGGGCGAGGCGGTACCCGTCCCAGCGAAGCGGCTTCCATTCTTCAAGGTTGGCAAAGAGCTGAAGGAATTGGTCAACAGCAGCCGGCACTTGCCCATCACGGGCGGATCCGATAGCGACGGGGACGACGATCTCGACGACGATTTGGACGACGAGGACGTCGATCGCGACGAAGATTGA
- a CDS encoding cob(I)yrinic acid a,c-diamide adenosyltransferase has protein sequence MKIYTKTGDDGTTGLFGGGRVSKASTRVEAYGTVDELNAAVGLARAHGLEKATDAVLEQVQVDLFCLGAELACVPGKEGKLSMKPIDADDSARLEQAIDASEAQLAPLMNFVLPGGSLSAAALHLARTVCRRGERAVLAISDPPVRHELVVYLNRLSDLLFSLARAENQAKNIPDIPWTPRQKG, from the coding sequence GTGAAAATCTATACGAAAACGGGCGACGACGGCACCACCGGGCTTTTCGGTGGCGGCCGAGTTAGCAAAGCCAGCACCCGCGTGGAGGCCTACGGCACGGTGGACGAGTTGAACGCCGCCGTGGGCCTCGCCCGCGCCCATGGCCTCGAAAAGGCCACGGACGCGGTTCTGGAGCAGGTGCAGGTCGATCTTTTCTGCCTAGGTGCCGAATTGGCCTGTGTGCCCGGCAAAGAAGGCAAGTTGTCGATGAAGCCCATCGACGCCGACGACAGCGCGCGCCTGGAGCAGGCCATCGACGCGTCGGAAGCGCAATTGGCGCCGTTGATGAACTTTGTCCTGCCCGGCGGTAGCCTCTCAGCCGCGGCGCTGCATTTGGCGCGCACGGTATGCCGGCGCGGCGAGCGCGCGGTGCTGGCGATTTCCGACCCGCCGGTGCGGCACGAGCTGGTGGTCTATCTAAACCGGCTCAGCGACCTGCTCTTCAGCCTCGCCCGAGCAGAAAATCAGGCGAAAAATATTCCGGATATCCCGTGGACGCCGCGGCAAAAAGGCTAA
- the tyrS gene encoding tyrosine--tRNA ligase, giving the protein MPFAPVAEQMAVLTRGVVDLHVPSELEQRLERSRATGTPLRVKLGLDPTRPDLHVGHAVVLSKMRQFQDLGHQVILLIGSFTAMVGDPTGQNDQRPRLSREDVMSAAKTYTDQAFKILDEKTVELRWNSEWLEKLSANDMVELMAKMTVARMLERNDFGQRFSEGRPIFQHEFLYPLLQGYDSVALKCDIELGGTDQLFNLLVGRDIMPRYGQTPQMVLTMPILEGTDARMENGRVVGKKMSKSLGNYIGLDEDPLTQYRKVMQIDDDVIFRYFELLSSRSNEEIATLKEARRTGERSPQEIKGLFGREIVTRFHSAGAAEEAAAEFQRIYSGDALPTDIAEQTVATDGATLWIAKALSSTGLVKSTGEGKRLVEQGGVEVDQQRVTDPQLQLERGKRYLLRVGSKNRRFVYITVG; this is encoded by the coding sequence ATGCCCTTCGCCCCCGTTGCCGAACAGATGGCCGTGCTCACGCGCGGCGTCGTTGATCTCCACGTCCCGAGCGAGCTCGAACAACGCCTCGAACGTTCCCGCGCCACCGGCACCCCGCTGCGTGTGAAGCTCGGGCTCGATCCCACGCGGCCCGATCTGCACGTCGGCCACGCGGTGGTGCTCTCGAAGATGCGTCAGTTCCAGGACCTCGGGCACCAGGTCATCCTCCTCATCGGCAGCTTCACCGCGATGGTGGGCGATCCCACCGGCCAGAACGACCAGCGCCCGCGCCTCTCACGCGAGGACGTCATGTCCGCCGCCAAGACGTACACCGACCAGGCCTTCAAGATCCTGGACGAGAAGACCGTCGAGTTGCGGTGGAACTCGGAATGGCTCGAGAAGCTGTCCGCAAACGACATGGTCGAGCTCATGGCCAAGATGACCGTCGCGCGCATGCTCGAGCGCAACGACTTCGGCCAGCGCTTCTCCGAGGGCCGGCCCATCTTCCAGCACGAGTTCCTCTACCCGCTCCTTCAAGGCTACGACTCCGTCGCGTTGAAGTGCGACATCGAGCTAGGGGGCACCGACCAGCTTTTCAACCTGCTGGTGGGACGCGACATCATGCCGCGCTACGGGCAAACGCCGCAGATGGTGCTCACCATGCCCATCTTGGAGGGCACCGATGCGCGCATGGAGAACGGGCGCGTCGTCGGCAAGAAGATGTCCAAGAGCCTGGGCAACTACATCGGCTTGGACGAGGATCCGCTCACCCAGTACCGCAAGGTGATGCAGATCGACGACGACGTCATCTTCCGTTACTTCGAGCTGCTCTCCTCGCGCTCGAACGAAGAGATCGCGACCCTGAAGGAAGCGCGCCGCACGGGCGAGCGCTCCCCGCAGGAGATCAAGGGCCTCTTCGGGCGCGAGATCGTCACGCGCTTCCACAGCGCGGGCGCCGCAGAGGAGGCTGCGGCCGAGTTCCAGCGCATCTACTCCGGTGACGCGCTGCCGACGGACATTGCCGAGCAAACCGTGGCGACGGATGGCGCGACGCTCTGGATCGCCAAGGCGCTCTCCAGCACCGGGTTGGTCAAGTCGACCGGCGAGGGCAAACGCCTCGTCGAACAAGGCGGCGTCGAGGTCGATCAACAGCGCGTGACCGATCCGCAGCTGCAACTCGAACGCGGCAAGCGCTACCTGCTTCGCGTCGGTTCCAAGAATCGGCGCTTCGTCTACATCACGGTGGGATGA
- a CDS encoding RNA polymerase sigma factor: protein MSLTSHQVDRSIRPSPRPVLAAKDVPSLRAGLVTLVPELRGRALRLAANAALADDMVQDTIERALRFANQYEPGTNLRAWVFQILFSVFITRYRRQRRERNALRVLSTDPCAWTIPPANGSPEREVRLTLSTKEKLDALPDGFRSVIVLVDLEERSYREAAVELGLPLGTVMSRLHRGRKLLAAQLAA, encoded by the coding sequence ATGTCGCTTACTTCGCACCAAGTCGACCGCTCGATTCGTCCTTCCCCCCGGCCCGTGTTGGCGGCGAAGGATGTCCCTTCGCTTCGCGCGGGGCTCGTCACCCTCGTTCCCGAGCTTCGCGGGCGCGCGCTTCGCCTGGCTGCGAACGCCGCACTGGCCGACGACATGGTCCAAGACACCATCGAGCGTGCCTTGCGCTTCGCCAACCAGTACGAGCCCGGAACCAACTTGCGCGCGTGGGTCTTTCAGATCCTCTTCAGCGTCTTCATTACGCGTTACCGCCGCCAGCGCCGTGAACGCAACGCGTTGCGCGTGCTCTCGACGGATCCCTGCGCATGGACGATCCCGCCGGCCAATGGCTCGCCCGAGCGCGAGGTGCGACTCACGCTATCGACCAAAGAAAAGCTCGACGCGCTGCCCGACGGCTTTCGTTCCGTCATCGTGCTCGTCGACTTGGAGGAGCGCTCGTACCGCGAGGCGGCCGTCGAATTGGGCCTTCCCCTCGGGACCGTGATGAGCCGGCTCCACCGTGGGCGGAAGCTTTTGGCGGCGCAACTGGCGGCTTGA